The genome window TGTTTGTCACGGCGTTAAGACCACTGGCTCATAGTCTGCGCCTAAAGTTAAAACCAAATCGGCGGTTTCGCCTTCGGGCTTGGCGCTTGTCTCAACCTTTGCATTCAAGCGATCCGAAAGAAAATTAACCGTAAACGGCGCTCGACCTTGTGAATAATCATGTAGAACCGTTGCGGGCGCATCAACGATTTTATCGATTGAGACAATGTTATAACCTAAACTTTTAAGATCGAGCTCAAGTTCGTGCGCCAACCCAGGTTTACCACTGGCATTCAAAATCTCGATTTTAGCGTTTTCACGTTTTAAGTTTGGATCGGTAAAGAGTTCATGCGCGATCCGTTGCACTTCCTTGAAGTTGCCTGTTTTTGGCACAAGATAATAACCACCCTCATTCACGGTCATAAGCGGCCCATCGCTACCATTATCGAGTACCTTGGTGACAATGCCACCCGAGTCGACGGTATTGAGAATGCGATAGAGGCGTTCAAGCTCGGTTAAGCTCAAATCGGTGCGCACATGCTCGCCTAAAATCCCCATAATTTCAGAAAGCTTCCTTGGATTTGCAAGAATATCGAGCGAGAGGGAACGATCGCGGACTGCGAGCAAAATCTGTTGCTGGCGACTAGCGCGATCAAAATCTGAAGTCGTTTGGCGCGAGCGCGCATACTTAAGCGCAATCGTGCCATTGAGTTTCTGCGTGCCAGCCCCAATCGAAAAAGGTTGATAG of Candidatus Berkelbacteria bacterium contains these proteins:
- a CDS encoding LCP family protein, which codes for MSSSQSQSDIDKNHGQSLNKFRTYKLSPTKIFTLIVSALILAGIVWFGWSAVRAFTQVSDSSDTQSPILKFFGETLDPNALKGEGDGRINILFIGIGGSGHKGGALADTIMVASLDPENKKLALLSLPRDLRVPIAGNGNGKINSAHSYGESQEPGNGPKVLKETVGNVLDLPIHYFVRVDFTGFIKFIDALGGITVEIPKALDDPFYPDEKLEGYQPFSIGAGTQKLNGTIALKYARSRQTTSDFDRASRQQQILLAVRDRSLSLDILANPRKLSEIMGILGEHVRTDLSLTELERLYRILNTVDSGGIVTKVLDNGSDGPLMTVNEGGYYLVPKTGNFKEVQRIAHELFTDPNLKRENAKIEILNASGKPGLAHELELDLKSLGYNIVSIDKIVDAPATVLHDYSQGRAPFTVNFLSDRLNAKVETSAKPEGETADLVLTLGADYEPVVLTP